A single Pseudomonas sp. DC1.2 DNA region contains:
- a CDS encoding HNH endonuclease: protein MRRVDRFSVPPPSSLLAGGAGPLELDDARSHRATALVPGTKKKEFKYKAYKGADVRQALEKLFHGKCAYCETYYAASAPVDIEHYRPKGAVADDVAHGGYWWIAMQWENLLPSCIDCNRKRGQVLADASNSLVVLAGTAAIRTRQAGKKDSFPLADTGVRATAETTNFSRELPLLINPCEDDPATYLAHSIDPQLPTGLIVAVGNAQQQARANSSIYVYGLNRLKLFQDRNRVLRKLQFLGDLVTELAESITALEEPATQRILEGTPAAGVTTRLRLLQDRLLTELKAATAPEAPYASMARAWLAQFTDELLL, encoded by the coding sequence ATGCGTCGCGTTGACCGATTTTCAGTGCCTCCCCCCTCCTCGCTACTAGCGGGTGGCGCTGGACCTCTGGAGTTAGATGATGCCCGCAGCCACCGCGCCACTGCGCTGGTCCCAGGCACAAAGAAGAAGGAATTTAAGTACAAGGCTTACAAAGGCGCCGATGTGCGACAGGCCTTGGAGAAACTGTTCCACGGCAAGTGTGCATACTGCGAGACGTACTATGCGGCCTCTGCCCCAGTAGATATCGAGCATTACCGGCCCAAAGGTGCGGTGGCGGATGATGTCGCGCATGGTGGTTATTGGTGGATTGCCATGCAGTGGGAAAATCTGCTGCCGTCGTGCATTGACTGCAACCGCAAACGGGGTCAGGTTCTGGCTGATGCATCGAATAGCCTTGTAGTGCTGGCGGGCACGGCCGCGATAAGGACCCGACAAGCAGGCAAGAAGGATAGCTTTCCGCTCGCGGACACGGGCGTGCGCGCCACGGCAGAGACCACTAACTTTTCCAGAGAATTGCCGCTACTCATCAATCCTTGCGAAGATGATCCTGCCACGTATTTAGCGCATAGCATCGATCCACAGCTGCCCACGGGTTTGATCGTGGCCGTAGGCAATGCGCAACAGCAAGCGCGCGCCAATTCGTCTATTTACGTATATGGGCTGAACCGCCTGAAGCTGTTCCAAGATCGCAACCGCGTGTTGCGGAAATTACAATTCCTCGGTGATTTGGTCACTGAATTGGCTGAGTCGATCACCGCACTGGAGGAACCCGCCACACAGCGCATATTGGAGGGTACGCCTGCGGCAGGTGTCACCACACGTCTTCGCCTTCTCCAAGATCGCTTGCTCACCGAATTGAAGGCTGCCACCGCGCCGGAAGCTCCTTATGCGTCGATGGCCCGCGCCTGGCTCGCACAGTTCACGGATGAGCTCCTCTTGTAA
- a CDS encoding AAA family ATPase encodes MQYFERPSQPPAILKSPLTQASRKSMLEYWLIEPGRRSQTSVPIINVNEDEHLLREALANLNRQRCAFCEASDWLEVHRFRPAGNALPMSRSSDAHLFYLWLADAWQNLFPICPGCVPIEPQFAVRGRRCPLPAREQVEAYVNSGDGLWQFDMPSEKAMLLDPTEVRQFAGHLIPALDGGLLPGSTRGAYTIAHFDLNRGERRHQRYITYQQRLEELRSCTTPSDLSRIDRLVDFATLEFGGTWYLLLRRLLNHLPVNGIVRNPTPKQVGPALHRWAKATDAAALLAQAHHMLQREDARLHASDKQAMAPEPVVESITAIHIRNFKAIEQLDLKLKEAPARSLARSEPLAPALVILGENATGKSSILEAVALTLVPAAVRNALNISLAELVMDPAQLGVDGGDQATRAQIRIELSNQHWVELTIDQQAHGHSSNLDNQQVPVFAYGAFRRFTRASQRTSPHAHVRNLFDGNVLSNPEPWLSQLRQDRFDMVIRTLREVLAIDGDFDVIQRAQESDILYMVTAISEPDGALRFNRTPLHAVSSGYRSMLAMICDILKGLMNPTIHPGFESFQSTRGVVLIDEIEAHLHPRWKVQVMSRLRAALPSMTFIVTTHDPLCLRGMEQGEVVVLQRIASADSQAQRQMPITIESMADLPPVADLRLEQLLTSDFFQMLSTDDAHADRRLARIADLMAAHANGELSAEDERVLQDFNEDITNALPVGSSEVHQIVQLAVGEYLAKRRAASSERLRNLRRAAKDQILSALERL; translated from the coding sequence GTGCAGTACTTTGAGCGGCCAAGCCAGCCTCCCGCGATTCTGAAGTCACCGCTAACTCAAGCATCGCGCAAATCGATGCTGGAATACTGGCTGATAGAGCCCGGACGACGATCGCAAACCAGTGTCCCCATCATTAACGTCAATGAAGACGAACACCTCCTGCGTGAAGCGTTGGCAAACCTGAATAGGCAGCGATGCGCGTTTTGTGAGGCCAGCGATTGGCTAGAAGTGCATCGCTTCCGGCCCGCAGGTAATGCCTTGCCCATGTCTCGGTCCAGTGACGCCCACCTTTTCTACCTCTGGCTAGCGGATGCCTGGCAAAACCTTTTCCCCATCTGCCCCGGCTGTGTACCGATTGAGCCCCAATTTGCGGTGCGAGGACGTCGTTGCCCGCTACCGGCCCGTGAACAGGTTGAGGCCTATGTGAACAGCGGAGATGGTCTCTGGCAGTTTGACATGCCTAGCGAAAAAGCCATGCTCCTCGATCCCACGGAAGTACGCCAGTTCGCCGGCCACCTCATTCCGGCCTTGGATGGTGGTTTACTGCCCGGCTCGACACGGGGTGCGTACACCATTGCCCATTTCGACCTGAATCGGGGGGAACGACGTCACCAGCGCTATATCACCTACCAGCAGCGCCTGGAGGAGCTTCGCAGCTGCACCACACCCTCAGACCTGTCCAGGATCGATCGACTAGTAGACTTTGCAACTCTTGAGTTTGGCGGGACGTGGTACCTGCTGCTCCGACGGCTACTCAACCATCTTCCTGTCAATGGAATCGTGCGTAACCCGACGCCCAAGCAGGTTGGCCCCGCGCTTCATCGATGGGCGAAAGCCACGGACGCGGCGGCGCTCTTGGCGCAAGCACACCATATGCTGCAACGCGAAGATGCGAGGCTGCACGCAAGCGACAAACAGGCGATGGCGCCAGAGCCGGTCGTCGAATCGATCACCGCCATCCACATCCGCAATTTCAAAGCAATCGAGCAGCTTGATCTTAAGCTCAAGGAGGCACCGGCGCGGTCGCTCGCGCGCAGTGAGCCTCTGGCCCCTGCCTTGGTGATTCTGGGAGAAAATGCCACCGGCAAGAGCTCCATACTTGAAGCTGTCGCGTTGACTCTGGTCCCTGCAGCAGTTCGGAACGCACTCAACATATCGCTGGCTGAGCTGGTCATGGATCCTGCCCAGCTCGGCGTGGACGGTGGTGATCAGGCTACTCGTGCACAGATTCGTATCGAGCTATCCAATCAACACTGGGTTGAGCTGACCATCGACCAGCAAGCCCACGGCCACTCCAGCAACTTAGATAACCAGCAAGTCCCTGTGTTTGCCTATGGCGCGTTTCGTAGATTCACCCGAGCCAGCCAGCGAACAAGCCCGCATGCCCATGTCCGCAATCTGTTCGACGGCAACGTGCTGTCAAATCCTGAGCCTTGGCTAAGTCAGCTTAGACAAGATCGATTCGACATGGTGATTCGTACCCTACGCGAAGTGCTCGCAATAGATGGCGATTTCGATGTAATCCAACGCGCTCAGGAGAGCGATATCTTGTACATGGTGACGGCCATCAGCGAACCGGACGGCGCGCTCCGCTTCAATCGTACCCCGCTGCACGCTGTGTCTTCCGGGTATCGCTCTATGCTGGCAATGATCTGTGACATCCTCAAAGGGCTCATGAACCCAACTATTCACCCCGGTTTCGAGAGCTTTCAATCGACCCGAGGGGTCGTCCTGATCGACGAAATCGAGGCGCACCTGCACCCACGCTGGAAGGTCCAAGTCATGTCTCGTTTACGCGCAGCCCTGCCAAGCATGACATTTATCGTCACCACCCATGACCCATTGTGCCTGCGAGGTATGGAGCAAGGAGAAGTGGTGGTACTGCAACGCATCGCTAGCGCTGACAGCCAGGCGCAGCGTCAGATGCCGATCACCATTGAAAGCATGGCCGACCTGCCCCCGGTGGCCGATCTGAGGCTTGAGCAACTGCTCACCTCTGACTTCTTCCAGATGCTATCTACCGATGATGCGCATGCTGACCGTCGCTTGGCGAGAATCGCCGATCTGATGGCTGCACACGCTAATGGTGAGTTGAGCGCGGAGGATGAGCGAGTCTTGCAGGACTTTAATGAAGATATCACTAACGCCCTTCCAGTTGGCTCGAGCGAAGTCCATCAAATTGTCCAACTGGCCGTGGGTGAATACCTGGCAAAACGCCGTGCCGCCAGTAGCGAGCGGTTGCGTAATTTGCGACGGGCAGCCAAGGATCAAATTCTGTCTGCCCTAGAGAGGCTTTGA
- a CDS encoding caspase family protein, with protein sequence MGARVLLCIGCDDYQSLNKLSGAERDALSMHTALSSGPLSRISQEDSYLLKSPSRSQLDEMLLGLQDRYDEIESFTLFFAGHGGEANDSYFFCLSDTRADRLSTTGFALSRLFEYFNELKAAHCNVIIDACNAGGMVSNLGILLKPEVIGKAKTFGVSFFVSSAADQYASENSLGGFGTVALLKVLHGEIDTGSRAAVLDLLDIGRPAAQHVSDQTGGEQMPSVWSVNLYGHMPLSGNPHASDNSVSSLLTITGISPASPAGQAISSHSSELYKLMFAPEHELSAENLFPVLSKFVHRLVDIPNASGAFIGGVWQSLEKGARHHSNLFARVELSATCISLLLESSQKDSASGDCVIGLAHEIVVEIEYLLSEIVSGLREDPCSLSRHGIPDLFYLPQRISRILGWAGASLHLARELGRSDTVILEALQEMSGYLMEHYASVLAGMSEDEAPFWAAFLTAIKIDELNGLGELVVSKLINVLIEHDGRLARPLLPAKDVFAYLKARADKDSVALKSLSSSPSETLALVLLISERHSLRDELDFNLVSLDHAHLNIFIPQSYLEFSQPFVRNGINHVFQIGHKVWTVEDVTQRWEAACKPQMLQDASLQNLATRIGAICASLIFPNRVPWFLVSAP encoded by the coding sequence ATGGGCGCCAGGGTGTTGCTTTGCATTGGCTGTGACGACTATCAGTCGCTGAACAAACTGTCTGGTGCCGAGCGTGACGCGCTTTCAATGCACACTGCTCTGTCGAGCGGGCCATTGAGCCGTATCAGCCAAGAAGACTCATATTTACTTAAATCCCCATCCAGAAGCCAGCTGGATGAGATGCTGCTAGGGCTACAAGACCGATACGATGAGATCGAGAGCTTTACCCTCTTTTTCGCAGGTCACGGTGGAGAAGCTAATGACAGTTACTTCTTCTGTCTGAGCGACACCCGCGCAGACCGTCTCTCGACGACAGGATTTGCTCTCAGTCGTCTTTTTGAATATTTCAACGAGCTCAAAGCTGCTCATTGCAATGTCATTATTGATGCTTGCAACGCAGGGGGCATGGTCTCCAATCTAGGCATCTTGTTGAAGCCAGAAGTCATCGGCAAGGCTAAAACCTTCGGCGTATCATTTTTCGTGTCGTCAGCGGCTGATCAATATGCCTCCGAGAACAGCCTCGGTGGGTTCGGAACTGTCGCTCTTCTGAAGGTGTTGCACGGTGAGATCGACACGGGATCTAGGGCAGCAGTGCTTGACCTCCTGGATATCGGTCGTCCTGCCGCGCAACACGTGTCTGACCAGACCGGGGGCGAGCAGATGCCGTCCGTGTGGAGTGTCAACTTGTATGGTCACATGCCGCTATCTGGGAATCCGCACGCTAGCGACAATTCGGTATCGTCCCTGCTAACAATTACTGGAATCTCGCCTGCTTCGCCTGCCGGTCAAGCCATTAGCAGCCACTCTTCCGAGCTGTACAAGCTGATGTTCGCCCCAGAGCATGAACTCAGTGCTGAGAACCTTTTCCCTGTTCTTTCCAAATTTGTCCATCGCTTGGTAGACATACCCAATGCGTCTGGCGCTTTCATCGGTGGTGTGTGGCAATCGCTGGAAAAGGGGGCGAGACATCATTCCAATTTGTTTGCACGGGTTGAGTTAAGCGCGACATGTATCTCGCTGCTACTTGAGTCGTCTCAAAAGGACAGCGCCTCGGGTGACTGCGTTATAGGGCTTGCGCACGAGATCGTGGTCGAGATCGAGTACCTGCTTTCGGAAATCGTCTCCGGGCTACGAGAAGACCCGTGCTCGTTGAGCCGCCATGGCATCCCTGACCTGTTCTACCTTCCGCAACGCATTTCCAGGATATTGGGCTGGGCCGGAGCTTCCCTGCACTTGGCAAGGGAGCTCGGCCGCAGTGACACCGTTATCCTGGAAGCTCTACAGGAGATGAGCGGGTACCTCATGGAGCATTACGCGAGCGTCTTGGCAGGAATGAGCGAGGACGAAGCGCCGTTCTGGGCAGCATTTCTCACCGCCATCAAGATTGATGAACTCAACGGTCTTGGGGAACTGGTGGTCAGTAAACTGATCAATGTACTCATCGAGCACGATGGACGACTCGCAAGGCCCTTACTGCCCGCAAAAGACGTATTTGCTTATCTCAAGGCGCGTGCAGATAAAGATTCCGTTGCCTTGAAGAGTTTGAGCAGCTCACCCTCAGAGACGCTGGCACTCGTCCTGCTGATCAGTGAAAGGCACTCGCTTCGGGACGAGTTGGATTTCAACCTTGTAAGCCTCGATCACGCCCACCTCAACATCTTCATCCCCCAAAGCTATCTGGAGTTTAGCCAACCATTCGTTCGCAACGGCATCAACCATGTGTTCCAGATCGGCCATAAAGTATGGACAGTGGAGGATGTTACCCAGCGGTGGGAAGCAGCATGCAAGCCGCAAATGCTCCAGGACGCCTCGCTACAAAATCTTGCTACTCGAATTGGGGCGATTTGCGCATCGCTGATTTTTCCGAATCGGGTGCCGTGGTTTCTGGTCAGCGCCCCATGA